One window of Cohnella hashimotonis genomic DNA carries:
- a CDS encoding AraC family transcriptional regulator: MEAWMHTVSPFVRAVKVSESAALYGEWIDYDHVFTYVEQGEADFILNGVKYAVKEGDLLLMPSFMPHIIRSASDIPLIQWVCHFDLYYDKERSTWRELGTMTDRQRAVAEKETALASIVPIAHVRPQDRFELKRRLMTMLQVHADGGGPHGSLLLKALCTELLYAFFKCQAEGQGREGKMTRSWVSIEKSLAYINKRYGDPQLDNAGIGAQAGISANHLCALFKDQLKTTVHKYVTHVRIEQAKLRMLESRLTLTQIAEDVGFSGIHPFSRAFKASVGVTPSEFRASGAKRRGSDIAASHFGSKQGEA, encoded by the coding sequence ATGGAAGCTTGGATGCATACCGTCTCTCCTTTCGTGCGGGCGGTCAAAGTGTCGGAGTCCGCTGCCCTGTACGGGGAGTGGATCGATTACGACCATGTGTTTACGTATGTCGAGCAGGGGGAGGCCGACTTCATCCTGAACGGGGTGAAGTATGCGGTCAAGGAGGGGGACCTGCTGCTGATGCCGTCCTTCATGCCCCATATTATCCGCTCGGCTTCGGATATTCCTTTGATTCAGTGGGTTTGCCACTTCGATCTTTATTATGACAAAGAGCGGAGCACGTGGAGAGAGCTTGGCACGATGACGGACAGGCAGCGGGCGGTCGCGGAAAAGGAGACGGCGCTGGCATCGATCGTGCCGATCGCCCATGTGCGGCCGCAGGACCGGTTCGAGCTGAAGCGCAGGCTCATGACGATGCTACAGGTGCATGCCGACGGCGGCGGCCCGCACGGATCGCTTTTGCTGAAGGCGCTCTGCACGGAGCTGTTGTACGCGTTCTTCAAGTGCCAGGCCGAGGGGCAGGGCCGCGAGGGGAAGATGACCAGAAGCTGGGTGTCCATCGAAAAAAGCCTGGCCTACATCAACAAGCGCTACGGGGATCCGCAGTTGGATAATGCCGGCATCGGCGCGCAAGCGGGCATTTCCGCCAATCATTTGTGCGCGCTATTTAAGGATCAGCTCAAGACCACTGTCCACAAATACGTGACGCACGTCCGGATCGAACAGGCGAAGCTGCGAATGCTGGAGAGCCGGCTGACGCTGACCCAAATCGCCGAGGACGTAGGGTTCTCCGGCATTCATCCGTTCAGCCGGGCCTTCAAAGCGAGCGTGGGCGTGACGCCCAGCGAGTTTCGGGCTTCCGGCGCGAAGCGGCGGGGCAGCGATATCGCTGCCTCGCATTTTGGGAGCAAGCAGGGCGAAGCGTGA
- a CDS encoding zinc-dependent alcohol dehydrogenase codes for MINQSIAFTKPWQVEVQEGTFAAPALAADEVVVKKLYTLISPGTELACLSGNESWFGMPGTPGYASVSEIVETVGDERRWNRGDIVFHYGDHSRYQVVSTRGTFLEVPAGLDLRWVPFTRMATVAFTSVRVSNIELGDAVSVTGLGLIGNMAAQLAQLQGADVIGMDLSAERRRIAEICGLFETYDSSLGEGKARVAEWTGGVGVSTHIEATGLSKVAADSLGWIARSGELILLGSPRGAHNADLTDVLNYCHLNDRGCITFKGAHEWRFPVEPDPFVKHSMVRNSRIVFDLMQRGKLKIEPLISHVLKPEEAPSAYEGLRFDKDRYHGVLFDWRQ; via the coding sequence ATGATCAACCAAAGCATCGCGTTCACGAAGCCGTGGCAGGTCGAGGTCCAAGAGGGAACATTCGCCGCGCCGGCGCTGGCGGCCGACGAGGTCGTCGTCAAGAAGCTGTATACGCTGATCAGCCCGGGCACGGAGCTGGCCTGCCTGTCCGGCAACGAGAGCTGGTTCGGGATGCCGGGAACGCCGGGTTACGCATCCGTCAGCGAGATCGTCGAGACGGTCGGGGATGAGCGGCGCTGGAACAGAGGGGATATCGTTTTTCATTACGGAGACCATTCCCGCTATCAGGTCGTCTCGACGCGAGGCACGTTTCTGGAGGTTCCCGCTGGCTTGGACCTGCGGTGGGTGCCGTTCACGCGCATGGCGACGGTAGCCTTCACCTCGGTACGGGTTTCTAATATAGAGCTTGGCGATGCGGTCAGCGTCACCGGGCTCGGATTAATCGGCAACATGGCGGCGCAGCTGGCCCAGCTGCAAGGCGCGGACGTCATCGGGATGGACTTGTCCGCCGAGCGCCGGCGCATCGCCGAGATCTGCGGCTTGTTCGAGACCTATGATAGCAGCTTGGGCGAGGGGAAGGCGCGGGTGGCCGAATGGACGGGCGGCGTCGGCGTCTCGACGCATATCGAGGCGACGGGACTATCCAAGGTCGCGGCCGACAGCCTGGGCTGGATCGCCAGGTCGGGAGAGCTCATCCTGCTCGGCAGCCCGCGGGGCGCGCACAACGCGGACCTGACGGACGTGCTCAACTATTGCCACCTGAACGATCGCGGCTGCATCACGTTCAAGGGCGCGCACGAGTGGCGTTTCCCGGTCGAGCCGGACCCGTTCGTCAAGCATTCCATGGTGCGCAATTCCCGGATCGTGTTCGACCTCATGCAGCGCGGCAAGCTGAAGATCGAGCCGTTGATCAGCCACGTGTTGAAACCGGAGGAAGCGCCGTCCGCGTATGAGGGGCTCCGATTCGACAAGGATCGTTATCACGGCGTCTTGTTCGATTGGCGGCAGTAG
- a CDS encoding chitinase N-terminal domain-containing protein, giving the protein MEKKALRSAAGKGKIARLAVCLLLLLTIVSPATAVQKGASAAASTLATSVPNQADYFIPNETWYRDFAPGILNPNEGTIEMTVRLDKPYEEFGDWYDFLFRVIPEQGGPGNTLINAHIPPPTSKPTGTNYAQPLTFFVKNGSGTTGAFAYAQPASLNYTVGQSFNLAFVWKLGPNGYAAIYKDGQQLAKQSYNIDPVQEKFMPYEFTVERGALYNVSNLKVSTRALAASELETGTASFSQGTDTSLLGDITLGQPAQTEKFETPWQASSGYSVAKPAFRNDKQVFAKQAEAVYPVMTVNYGTAARTYDVAVRATDPEGAVAFTHTQSVTVPADGLYRIEELPLPELAGKVGFWNLETTVSSGAGDAIVYKSAISKLPANETSVADGVYADYYGTHSDYKDSMSPWALINTNATRAWEDSRVFLWYAVEPTQGQYTWEHADQYVDAANEAGMDVLAVLGNPPNWASTRSPVSAIPAAGYPSYYQYIADRYVSQDVLSQNGVPGAGDDWADYVYQTMKRYAGKVKYFEIGNEANFHPPYLAASFSGTKAEYFRMLQLAHEQAERVKSEYEADTGEALELYVSTSGFSPVAGTSADRQMTIDALQEPYAGYYDIFNIHGYSGTGDIKNDVLAAYRDAKANHPDLQLWQGEYYPLTALTTAKKLYDTVNKYLDFLSNGFDKYFTMGHPGDNMFVNRFTLSPSEVFQTTAVLQNEIRKVAAYVGSYSNFPKEALLPVKHYMLRTDGKYLSVLSADSQPMNVMIGNANKILRVVDNYGNAVPVQADGSVFKKDTLFIVSSEPLQIAGLDAAVGPWIHNGGFEQLSGDPMGGPAAVTADNWHMVAGVYGTNAYVNKNGPHEGANAMAFNSAGVASGRVFMSQSFAVSEPGTYALSAHIRKSAGGADVQPELNVWDGTNDHQLAPVALTGEYAYYAKPFVVENPMNLTVNIGILSGSGRLDFDDVSFERVPDDAEILMDNSDASGVTFASTVPGSAWDNTKTNAGANKGTFAVNTSHDGNASVTYTPNIPLAGMYDVYEWHHVTTGSTAAPFTIHHANGTAQTTVNQTGTTGGKWNLIGSYPFEAGATGSIVITNNFAATTGNFILADGIKLVRTGDLLPQFANGDFESLSGDPAGNPASALLSRWQMGEGAYGTNAYVNATSPFQGAYALTFDSAGAPGGCTDMTQSFTALEPGTYALSAYIKQLDGGTGVRPALDVTDGNRLHLLPSVTLTGQYAYYAQTVVVPAKTDISVRIGIRAGSGKVSFDNVSFARIPDNVTIEMDNKDASGVVFSDASWRNTGVNAGAFKGDFALNTTRGGGARATYTPPIPEAGMYDVYEWHHTTAGPTDAPFTIRDAEGTTAILVDQSKNGGKWNKIGTFAFLQGSTGSVSIANGHLTSNFVLADGIKFVRTGPYTPAVLASAKPGKPALSDTGGYSGLRDGSYAVTMNMWWGANGTQYKLYENGVPIDITALKDASPAAQQATIELTGRQNGTYVYTCELVNALGSTACDPHTVIVSDANPGKPALANDNWDGDGTYKVTMNMWWGTNGAKYRLYENGQLIDEQTLSGHTPDAQTAVTAVSGRTPGVYHYRAELINAAGKTESEVMDVTAVG; this is encoded by the coding sequence ATGGAGAAAAAAGCTTTACGGTCAGCGGCTGGCAAGGGGAAAATCGCACGGTTGGCAGTTTGTCTGCTCCTGCTGCTGACGATTGTCTCGCCGGCAACGGCGGTGCAGAAGGGGGCATCGGCAGCTGCTTCTACGCTTGCGACGAGCGTCCCGAACCAAGCCGACTACTTTATCCCCAACGAGACTTGGTACCGCGACTTTGCGCCGGGCATCCTCAATCCCAATGAAGGCACGATCGAGATGACGGTGCGTCTCGACAAGCCGTACGAGGAATTCGGCGACTGGTACGACTTCCTGTTCCGCGTCATTCCAGAGCAGGGCGGACCCGGCAATACGCTGATAAACGCGCACATTCCTCCGCCAACCAGCAAGCCGACGGGTACGAACTACGCACAGCCGCTGACTTTTTTCGTCAAGAACGGTTCCGGCACGACGGGGGCGTTCGCGTACGCGCAGCCTGCCAGCTTGAACTATACGGTCGGCCAGTCCTTTAACCTCGCGTTCGTATGGAAGCTGGGGCCCAACGGCTACGCAGCGATCTATAAGGATGGCCAACAGCTTGCCAAGCAATCGTACAACATCGATCCGGTGCAGGAGAAATTCATGCCCTACGAATTCACCGTAGAGCGGGGCGCGCTCTACAATGTCAGCAACCTGAAAGTCTCGACGCGGGCGCTCGCGGCCAGCGAGCTCGAGACGGGCACCGCCTCGTTTAGCCAAGGCACGGATACGTCTCTGCTTGGCGATATTACGCTGGGCCAACCCGCGCAGACGGAGAAATTCGAGACGCCTTGGCAGGCTTCGTCGGGTTACAGCGTCGCCAAGCCGGCCTTCCGCAACGACAAGCAAGTGTTCGCCAAACAGGCAGAGGCGGTCTATCCCGTCATGACGGTCAACTACGGCACCGCGGCCCGAACGTACGATGTCGCCGTCCGGGCGACCGATCCGGAAGGCGCCGTGGCGTTTACCCATACGCAATCCGTGACCGTGCCGGCGGACGGACTGTATAGAATCGAGGAGCTTCCGCTGCCCGAGCTGGCCGGCAAGGTCGGATTCTGGAACCTGGAGACGACCGTCAGCTCGGGTGCCGGCGACGCTATCGTCTACAAAAGCGCAATATCCAAACTGCCTGCCAACGAGACTTCGGTTGCCGACGGCGTGTATGCGGACTACTACGGCACGCATTCCGACTACAAGGACAGCATGTCGCCTTGGGCCCTGATCAACACGAACGCGACCAGGGCTTGGGAGGACTCGCGCGTCTTCCTCTGGTACGCGGTCGAGCCTACGCAAGGGCAGTACACTTGGGAGCACGCGGATCAGTACGTGGACGCCGCGAACGAAGCGGGCATGGACGTGCTGGCCGTGCTCGGCAATCCGCCGAACTGGGCGTCGACGCGGTCGCCGGTCAGCGCGATTCCGGCAGCGGGATATCCGTCCTACTACCAATACATCGCCGACCGCTACGTTTCCCAAGACGTTCTGTCCCAGAACGGCGTCCCCGGCGCGGGGGACGATTGGGCGGATTACGTCTATCAGACGATGAAGCGCTACGCGGGCAAGGTCAAATACTTCGAGATCGGCAACGAAGCCAACTTCCATCCGCCCTATCTGGCGGCCAGCTTCTCGGGCACGAAGGCCGAGTATTTCCGGATGCTCCAGCTCGCCCACGAGCAGGCGGAGCGGGTGAAGTCCGAGTACGAAGCCGATACGGGCGAAGCGCTGGAGCTGTATGTCTCGACAAGCGGCTTTTCGCCTGTCGCGGGCACGTCCGCCGACCGCCAGATGACGATCGATGCGCTCCAGGAGCCTTATGCCGGCTATTACGACATCTTCAACATTCACGGCTATTCAGGTACGGGGGACATCAAGAACGACGTGCTGGCGGCTTACCGGGATGCGAAGGCGAATCATCCCGACCTGCAGCTGTGGCAGGGGGAGTACTACCCTTTGACGGCTCTGACCACGGCGAAGAAGCTGTATGACACGGTCAACAAGTACTTGGACTTCCTGAGCAATGGATTCGACAAGTACTTCACGATGGGTCATCCTGGCGATAATATGTTCGTCAACCGCTTCACCTTGTCTCCGTCGGAAGTCTTTCAGACGACCGCGGTGCTGCAAAACGAAATACGCAAGGTCGCCGCTTACGTCGGCTCTTATTCTAACTTTCCAAAAGAAGCGCTGCTTCCCGTCAAGCATTACATGCTCCGGACGGACGGAAAGTACCTGAGCGTGCTGTCGGCGGACAGCCAGCCGATGAACGTCATGATCGGCAACGCGAATAAGATCCTCCGGGTGGTCGACAATTACGGGAACGCCGTGCCGGTGCAGGCGGACGGCTCGGTGTTCAAGAAGGATACGCTGTTCATCGTCAGCAGCGAGCCGCTGCAGATTGCCGGTCTCGATGCCGCCGTGGGGCCGTGGATCCACAACGGCGGCTTCGAGCAGCTGTCGGGCGATCCGATGGGCGGCCCGGCGGCCGTCACGGCCGACAACTGGCATATGGTCGCGGGCGTTTACGGGACAAACGCCTACGTGAACAAAAACGGTCCTCACGAAGGCGCGAACGCCATGGCGTTCAATTCCGCAGGCGTTGCGTCGGGGCGCGTGTTCATGAGCCAATCGTTCGCCGTCTCGGAGCCGGGTACCTATGCGCTGTCCGCGCACATCCGCAAGTCGGCGGGTGGAGCGGACGTCCAGCCCGAGCTGAACGTCTGGGACGGGACGAACGACCATCAGTTGGCGCCGGTCGCGCTGACGGGCGAGTATGCGTACTATGCCAAGCCGTTCGTCGTCGAAAATCCGATGAATCTGACGGTCAATATCGGCATCTTGTCCGGCAGCGGCCGCCTCGACTTCGACGATGTGTCGTTCGAGCGCGTGCCGGATGACGCGGAGATCCTGATGGACAATTCGGATGCGTCGGGCGTGACGTTTGCCAGTACCGTGCCCGGCAGCGCATGGGACAATACGAAGACGAATGCCGGCGCGAACAAGGGCACCTTTGCGGTGAATACGAGCCATGACGGCAATGCGAGCGTCACGTATACGCCGAATATTCCGCTTGCAGGTATGTACGACGTTTACGAATGGCATCACGTGACGACCGGTTCGACGGCGGCTCCGTTCACGATCCACCACGCGAACGGAACTGCGCAGACGACCGTAAATCAAACGGGAACCACCGGCGGCAAATGGAATCTCATCGGCAGTTATCCTTTCGAAGCGGGCGCGACGGGCAGTATCGTCATTACGAATAACTTCGCCGCCACTACCGGCAACTTTATTCTGGCGGACGGCATCAAGCTGGTCAGGACGGGCGACTTGCTTCCACAATTCGCCAACGGCGACTTCGAGTCGCTATCGGGCGATCCCGCGGGGAACCCCGCCTCCGCTCTCTTGAGCCGCTGGCAAATGGGCGAGGGCGCCTATGGCACGAACGCGTATGTCAACGCGACGAGCCCGTTCCAGGGCGCGTATGCGCTGACGTTCGACTCGGCGGGGGCACCGGGCGGGTGTACCGATATGACGCAGTCGTTTACCGCGCTCGAACCGGGCACTTACGCGCTGTCGGCCTACATCAAGCAGCTGGACGGCGGCACGGGCGTTCGTCCCGCGCTCGACGTGACGGACGGGAATCGCTTGCACCTGCTTCCTTCGGTTACGCTGACCGGCCAATACGCCTATTACGCGCAGACCGTCGTCGTGCCGGCTAAGACGGACATCTCCGTCCGGATCGGGATTCGCGCCGGCAGCGGCAAGGTGTCGTTCGACAACGTCTCCTTTGCGCGCATACCGGATAACGTAACGATCGAGATGGACAACAAGGATGCCTCCGGCGTCGTCTTCTCGGATGCCTCTTGGCGGAACACCGGCGTGAACGCGGGGGCGTTCAAAGGGGACTTCGCGCTGAACACGACAAGAGGCGGAGGCGCAAGGGCTACGTATACGCCGCCTATTCCGGAAGCGGGCATGTACGACGTGTACGAGTGGCATCACACGACCGCGGGTCCGACGGACGCGCCGTTCACGATCCGCGACGCGGAGGGGACGACAGCTATTCTCGTGGATCAGTCGAAGAACGGGGGGAAGTGGAACAAAATCGGCACCTTCGCGTTCCTGCAGGGCTCCACGGGCAGCGTGTCTATCGCGAACGGTCACCTCACCAGCAACTTCGTGTTGGCCGACGGCATCAAGTTCGTCCGCACGGGGCCTTATACGCCGGCCGTGCTGGCGAGCGCCAAGCCGGGGAAGCCGGCGTTGTCCGACACCGGCGGCTATAGCGGCCTGCGCGACGGCAGCTACGCCGTCACCATGAACATGTGGTGGGGCGCGAACGGCACGCAATACAAGCTGTACGAGAATGGCGTCCCGATCGATATCACGGCGCTCAAGGACGCTTCTCCAGCCGCTCAGCAGGCGACGATCGAGCTGACGGGAAGGCAGAACGGCACCTACGTCTATACCTGCGAGCTGGTCAATGCACTCGGCTCTACCGCCTGCGATCCGCATACGGTCATCGTCAGCGACGCCAATCCGGGCAAGCCGGCGCTGGCGAACGACAACTGGGACGGCGACGGGACGTACAAGGTCACGATGAATATGTGGTGGGGGACCAACGGCGCCAAGTACAGGCTCTACGAGAACGGGCAGCTGATCGACGAGCAGACGCTGAGCGGTCATACGCCTGACGCGCAGACGGCTGTGACCGCCGTGTCCGGGAGGACACCGGGCGTCTATCATTACCGGGCTGAGCTGATCAATGCGGCGGGCAAGACGGAGAGCGAGGTTATGGACGTAACTGCGGTCGGTTAA
- a CDS encoding extracellular solute-binding protein — translation MKFNRVMRSAVGLAAIPLVASALAGCGGNNANSDSSASEAASSSAASSSGAASSASSGSPAASGQKVTLKILVPNNIAEFPSGKDVNHNEIADGIRERTGFDVQWELMPKDAEALHQKLNVLMASGDTPDLIIMGNSEKAQFGNFAQQGLLTPLDALLDEDGPNIKSLLTPEQWKSAMWDGQIYAIRTFSYSNASYGLTARKDVLAELGLGLPKTQDEFYNALKTIKEKKPDMAPYTANLSEGLTGLEAIASMFYPPVDYVQKDGKVVYTAAQPEAKDFLAFASKLFAEGLIDKESVVNKTDNVKEKLSNGKAALATLGWWEGPAIVTASKEKNANSDLAYIDPPTGSNGSFGMGASSTISKYFIIPKASKHAKEVVQFLNKASDPAVIDFISFGIEGKHFKKENGKNVALPEMSNIAYKVYYNMFDTVDLGLQRMENAGLSPYFTPVSKVAKYVNVVDLVAPIPLVDQKSTELKDLRDQYFLKIITGALPLTAYDQFLEKWKQAGGEDVEKALNDAYNNVK, via the coding sequence ATGAAATTCAACCGTGTCATGCGTTCGGCAGTAGGGCTTGCGGCAATACCGTTGGTGGCTTCGGCGCTTGCCGGCTGCGGAGGGAACAACGCCAACTCGGATTCGTCCGCCAGCGAGGCTGCCTCGTCCTCGGCGGCTTCCTCCTCGGGCGCTGCGTCCTCCGCTTCCTCCGGCAGTCCGGCTGCAAGCGGGCAGAAGGTCACGCTCAAGATTCTGGTGCCGAACAATATCGCCGAGTTCCCGAGCGGGAAGGACGTCAACCACAATGAGATCGCGGACGGCATCCGCGAGAGAACGGGCTTCGACGTGCAATGGGAACTCATGCCGAAGGATGCGGAAGCGCTTCACCAGAAGCTGAACGTGCTCATGGCCTCGGGCGATACGCCGGACCTGATCATCATGGGCAACTCCGAGAAGGCGCAGTTTGGCAACTTCGCGCAGCAAGGGCTGCTAACGCCGCTGGACGCGCTGCTCGACGAGGACGGTCCAAATATCAAGTCGCTGCTCACGCCGGAGCAGTGGAAATCGGCCATGTGGGACGGCCAGATCTACGCCATCCGCACGTTCAGCTACAGCAATGCATCCTATGGCTTGACGGCGCGCAAGGACGTCCTGGCGGAGCTGGGACTTGGCTTGCCGAAGACGCAGGATGAATTCTACAACGCGCTGAAGACGATCAAAGAGAAGAAGCCCGACATGGCGCCTTATACGGCCAACCTGTCGGAAGGACTGACCGGACTCGAGGCGATCGCGAGCATGTTCTATCCGCCCGTCGACTACGTGCAGAAGGACGGCAAAGTCGTCTACACGGCAGCGCAGCCGGAAGCGAAGGACTTCCTGGCCTTTGCCTCCAAGCTGTTTGCGGAAGGCCTGATCGACAAGGAGTCCGTCGTCAACAAGACGGATAACGTGAAGGAGAAGCTGTCGAACGGGAAGGCGGCGCTGGCCACGCTCGGTTGGTGGGAGGGTCCGGCGATCGTCACCGCTTCAAAGGAGAAGAACGCGAACAGCGATCTGGCGTACATCGATCCGCCGACGGGCAGCAACGGCTCGTTCGGGATGGGCGCTTCGTCCACGATCTCCAAGTACTTCATCATTCCCAAGGCGAGCAAGCATGCGAAGGAAGTCGTTCAGTTCCTGAACAAGGCTTCGGATCCGGCCGTCATCGACTTTATCTCGTTCGGGATCGAAGGCAAGCACTTTAAAAAGGAAAACGGAAAGAACGTAGCGCTCCCGGAGATGAGCAACATCGCCTACAAGGTGTATTACAACATGTTCGACACCGTCGACCTGGGCTTGCAGCGGATGGAGAACGCCGGCCTTAGCCCATACTTCACCCCTGTCTCCAAAGTGGCCAAGTACGTGAACGTCGTCGATCTCGTCGCGCCGATCCCGCTGGTCGATCAGAAGAGCACGGAGCTGAAGGACCTGCGCGACCAATACTTCTTGAAGATCATCACCGGCGCGCTGCCGCTGACCGCCTATGACCAATTCCTCGAGAAGTGGAAGCAAGCGGGTGGGGAAGACGTCGAGAAGGCTTTGAACGACGCTTATAACAACGTGAAGTGA
- a CDS encoding carbohydrate ABC transporter permease, translating into MRLRTKGEVVYEICVYAGLVLGILVCLIPVLNIVAKSLSGESYVVAGDVGIWPVHFTTDAYNIVLGSPKFLSSFRNSVLITVVGTLINVTLTVFTGYALSRSRLAGQKLIMMLFVFTMLFQAGIMPTYLVIKNLGLINSLWSLMLPGLVSPFNMIIVRLYFYNIPDSLEESGKMDGASNIRILFSIMMPMAAPVIATTALFCAVEYWNSYFDALMYISDAKRLPLQVFLREVIMSVSDASNNIEMMAQTQVAQESIRGAVVVAATLPIVLVYPFLQRFFVKGIVLGAVKG; encoded by the coding sequence ATGAGGCTCAGAACCAAAGGGGAAGTCGTCTACGAAATTTGCGTCTATGCCGGTCTCGTCTTGGGCATTCTCGTCTGCCTCATTCCCGTGCTCAATATCGTGGCGAAGTCGCTTAGCGGCGAGAGCTACGTCGTGGCGGGCGACGTCGGCATCTGGCCGGTCCATTTTACGACGGATGCGTACAACATCGTGCTGGGCAGCCCGAAGTTCCTCAGCTCGTTCCGCAACTCGGTCCTGATTACGGTCGTCGGCACGCTGATCAACGTCACGCTGACCGTCTTCACCGGCTACGCCTTATCCCGCAGCCGATTGGCGGGGCAGAAGCTCATCATGATGCTGTTCGTCTTCACGATGCTGTTTCAGGCGGGCATCATGCCCACTTATCTAGTGATCAAGAATCTGGGGCTTATCAATTCGCTCTGGTCGCTCATGCTGCCGGGGCTGGTCAGTCCGTTCAATATGATCATCGTGCGTCTGTACTTCTATAATATCCCCGACAGTCTGGAGGAATCGGGAAAAATGGACGGCGCGAGCAATATCCGGATTCTGTTCAGCATCATGATGCCGATGGCAGCGCCTGTCATTGCAACCACCGCGCTCTTCTGCGCGGTCGAATATTGGAACAGCTACTTCGATGCGCTGATGTACATCAGCGACGCGAAGCGGCTTCCGCTGCAAGTGTTCCTGCGCGAAGTCATCATGAGCGTGTCGGATGCGAGCAACAACATCGAGATGATGGCCCAGACGCAGGTGGCGCAGGAATCGATCCGCGGCGCGGTCGTCGTGGCCGCTACGCTGCCGATCGTGCTCGTATATCCGTTTCTCCAGCGCTTTTTTGTCAAAGGGATCGTGCTTGGCGCCGTAAAAGGCTAA
- a CDS encoding ABC transporter permease: protein MSKRSRLRAALRDYDLYLLLLPGLAALLIFKYVPMFGAIIAFKDYRLGEGIWGSPWVGWQNFEALLHDDKFYQVLRNTVLINLYKLIFQFPLPILLALMISEVRNVAFKRAAQTITYLPHFLSWVIISTIFINLLSPQTGILKDLFDLLGMQDTMMIADERFFRSVLVMSAAWKETGWSSIIYLSAILSIDTQQYEAARMDGAGRFRQIWHVTLPGIRSVIFFVVILRVGSALGNDVEQVLMFYNPLVAGVGEVIGTFVYRMGLGNLQYSYTTAIGLFQSVVGMGLIFTANYFSKKYGERSLW, encoded by the coding sequence ATGAGCAAGCGAAGCCGACTGCGCGCCGCGCTTCGGGATTACGACCTGTACTTGCTGCTCTTGCCCGGTCTCGCGGCTTTGCTGATTTTCAAGTACGTCCCGATGTTCGGCGCGATCATCGCGTTCAAGGATTACCGGCTCGGAGAAGGGATCTGGGGCAGCCCGTGGGTCGGCTGGCAGAACTTCGAGGCGCTGCTGCACGACGACAAATTTTATCAGGTGCTGCGCAATACGGTGCTGATCAACCTGTACAAGCTCATCTTCCAGTTCCCGCTGCCCATCCTTCTCGCGCTGATGATCAGCGAGGTGCGCAACGTCGCGTTCAAGCGGGCCGCGCAGACGATTACCTACCTGCCGCACTTCCTGTCCTGGGTCATCATCAGCACCATCTTCATCAACCTTTTATCCCCGCAGACGGGCATTCTGAAGGATCTCTTCGACCTGCTGGGGATGCAGGACACGATGATGATCGCCGACGAACGCTTCTTCCGCAGCGTGCTCGTCATGTCGGCGGCCTGGAAGGAGACGGGGTGGTCCTCGATCATCTACCTGTCCGCCATCCTCTCCATCGACACGCAGCAATACGAAGCCGCCCGCATGGATGGCGCCGGCCGCTTCCGGCAGATCTGGCACGTCACGCTGCCGGGCATCCGGTCGGTCATCTTCTTCGTCGTCATCCTGCGGGTCGGCAGCGCGCTCGGCAACGACGTCGAGCAGGTGCTGATGTTCTACAATCCGCTCGTCGCGGGCGTCGGCGAGGTTATCGGCACGTTCGTCTACCGCATGGGCCTGGGCAACCTGCAGTACAGCTACACGACGGCGATCGGGCTCTTCCAGTCGGTCGTAGGCATGGGGCTGATTTTCACGGCGAACTACTTCAGCAAAAAGTACGGGGAGCGAAGCCTCTGGTAG